TCTCTGTGTGGATTTTTTATTCCTTGAACATTGCTCTGAATTATTTGATTGGGGCGTGTACAGGTGTGGTTTACTTAAGAATGCTGGCTAAAGACGTTGAGCAACTCGGTAGTGAGAAACAGCGTCTGAGCAAAACTCGTTTTGCTCTATTTATTGGGTTGATCGTACTGGCAACTCAATGGCGTGAGCTACAGATTGTCCCCATATTCTTGGGATTTCTAACTTACAAAGCCACGCTCCTCGTCTACATGGTGCAAACTGCGTTCATTCCTGATTCTTAAAAAATCAGGCTCACAAAGACAATAATCCCATCCTCGCTCCTTGGGGAAAATGCTTGAAGAATGCAAATGCTTAGTGTCTTAAACGCCTTTAATTCATTTCCCCTCGCCGAACTAGAAGTAGGTCATCATTTCTATTGGCAGTTGGGAAATCTAAAAATTCATGGGCAAGTTTTTCTCACCTCATGGTTTGTAATTAGCATTCTAGTAATAGCTTCCATAGCTGCTACTCGCAACGCCCAAAAAATTCCCAGCGGCATCCAAAATTTGATGGAATATGCCCTAGAATTTATTCGAGATCTGGCAAAAAACCAACTTGGTGAGAAAGAGTACCGCCCTTGGGTGCCATTCATTGGCACATTATTCTTGTTTATCTTCGTGTCGAACTGGTCAGGCGCTCTCATTCCCTGGAAGCTAATCAAGCTGCCGTCAGGTGAATTGGCGGCTCCCACCAATGACATTAACACGACCGTAGCATTGGCACTGCTGACATCTTTAGCGTACTTTTACGCGGGTTTTAGCAAGCGGGGTTTGGGCTACTTTAAGAAATATATAGAGCCAACACCTGTGCTGTTGCCGATCGCAATTCTAGAAGATTTTACTAAGCCCCTCTCCCTAAGCTTCCGTCTATTTGGCAATATTTTGGCGGATGAATTGGTAGTAGCGGTGCTAGTCCTGCTGGTTCCTTTATTTGTACCTCTGCCTGTAATGGCTTTGGGTTTGTTCACCAGTGCCATTCAGGCCCTAGTGTTTGCTACCCTAGCTGGAGCATACATTCACGAGGCAATGGAGGGACACGGTGGCGAAGAGCATGAGGAGCATTAAGCTTCTCAGTTGATAGCACAGTTCCAACGAGCGCATACCGCTCAAAACGTCGCCGAGAGCGATTTCTAAGAACTTGGTGCAGCGTGAAAAACACGTCTTTACTAGTTAACGTACTTTTGTAGTTCTGTAATCAAAGCAAGGAAAATCAACATGGATCCATTAGTTTCTGCTGCTTCAGTTCTGGCTGCTGCTCTAGCAATTGGTTTAGCTGCAATTGGCCCTGGTATTGGTCAAGGTAATGCCGCAGGTCAAGCAGTAGAAGGTATCGCACGTCAACCCGAAGCAGAAGGCAAAATTCGGGGTACTTTGCTGTTAACCTTGGCGTTCATGGAATCCCTAACCATTTACGGTCTAGTTATTGCCCTAGTACTGCTGTTTGCTAACCCCTTCGCAGGATAAGGCCTAAAAGTTTTAGTGAATGTGGAGACGTGAATTATCACGCCTCTACAACCGAAATATTGGGTATTGAGTCATAGAGATTTTGGATAGTCAAAAGTTTTCAGTACATGCCTTTCGGCTTGTTAGTAGAACAAATCCAAAATCCAAAATCGCTTGACCCTTCTTGGCTATGGGTCTCAAAAATACGAAAGGTTGGATGATGTTGCTAGCCATGAAAACTGCTACTCCAGCCAAAGAGGAGAGAAATGTTTGATTTCGATGCTACCTTGCCCTTCATGGCATTGCAGTTCCTGCTATTAGCAGCTTTGTTGAATGTAATTTTCTATAAGCCACTGACCAAGGTACTAGACGATCGCGATAATTACATCCGAACGAATACCCTTGATGCCCAGGAGCGCTTAGCGAAAGCTGAGCGCTTAACTCAGGAATATGAGCAGCAACTAGCAGAAGCTCGCCGACAGTCGCAAGCTACTGTAGAAGCAGCTCAGGCTGACGCTAAGAAAATTACTGCCGAAAAAATCGCTGAAGCGCAAAGGGAAGCTCAAGCTCAAAGAGAACAGGCTGCTGTGGAAATAGAGCAACAAAAACAGCAAGCTTTGCGTGAATTAGAGCAACGAGTTGATGCCCTTAGCAGGCAAATTCTAGAAAAATTATTGGGGCCAACTCCAGCTAGATAAGCTAGCAATAACTGGTTCTGTGAAAGCATACAAAGCATCTGGGCATTAGTCCCAGAGCGCTTAATTAAGTGTCAAAAAAAGGCACTTTTTTCCCTTCAGGAAAAGAAACTTGATTGGCCTGCGGGACAAAGTAGTTGATTGACCTCCGGGACAAGATAGTTGATTTACCTGCGGGAAAATACAATGTATTAGCAAGCAGCGCACTTGTAGATGGGTATCATGGGCACATTCTTATTACTTGCCGCAGAAGCGAACGCTGTTGGCTCTGAATTTGCAGAAGGCGCAGCAGAAGGTGGTTTCGGTCTAAACCTAGACATTTTTGAAACCAATCTGATTAACTTAGCGATTCTGATTGGCATACTATTCTACTTTGGACGTAAAGTTTTAAGCAATATCCTGAGCGAGCGAAAATCTAATATTGCCACCGCAATTCAGGAAGCAGAAGGGCGCTTAAAAGAGGCACAGATTGCCCTTTCCCAAGCGCAAGAACAATTGACCCAGGCTCAAGCAGAGGCACAACGCATCCGCAAAGCAGCCGAAGAAAACGCCCAGAAGGCAAAAGAAGCCACGTTGGCAAAAGCAGCCCAAGACGTAGAACGCTTGAAACAAACAGCAGCAGCCGATTTAAACACCGAAAGAGAGCGAGCGCTTGCCGAACTGCGGCAGCGAGTAGCCGCCTTGGCATTGCAAAAAGTTGAGTCAGAACTGCGATCTGGTATTGCTGACGATGTTCAACAAGCAATAATTGAACGTAGCATCGCCCAGGTGGGAGGACGCTGATGAAAAGTAATGTAGAAACAGCCGAAATAGCCCAGCCTTACGCACAGGCTTTGTTGTCAGTAGCAAAATCAAAAGATCTGACAGAACAGTTCGGTGAAGATGCTCGTTCCTTACTGAATTTGTTAAAAGATTCAGACCAACTGCGGAACTTTATCGACAACCCCTTTATTCAGGCTGAGAACAAAAAAGCAGTTATCACCCAAATTCTTGGTGGTGAAAGTGCTAACCCCTACTTACGCAACTTCTTGCTGCTATTGGTAGACAGACGACGCATTTTGTTCTTAAAACCGATATTAGAGCAGTATTTAGTGTTATTGCGGCAATTGAATCAAACCGTGTTAGCGGAAGTCACTTCTGCCGTTCCCCTCTCAGAAGCCCAAGAGCAGGCAATTAAAGAGAAAGTAATTGCCATTACCAATGCTCGCCAAGTAGAACTAGAAACGAAGGTAGACAGCGAGTTAATTGGTGGTGTGATTATTAAAGTCGGCTCGCAAATCATCGACGCCAGTTTACGGGGTCAGTTGCGCCGCCT
Above is a window of Nostoc sp. UHCC 0702 DNA encoding:
- the atpE gene encoding ATP synthase F0 subunit C produces the protein MDPLVSAASVLAAALAIGLAAIGPGIGQGNAAGQAVEGIARQPEAEGKIRGTLLLTLAFMESLTIYGLVIALVLLFANPFAG
- a CDS encoding F0F1 ATP synthase subunit B', which gives rise to MFDFDATLPFMALQFLLLAALLNVIFYKPLTKVLDDRDNYIRTNTLDAQERLAKAERLTQEYEQQLAEARRQSQATVEAAQADAKKITAEKIAEAQREAQAQREQAAVEIEQQKQQALRELEQRVDALSRQILEKLLGPTPAR
- a CDS encoding F0F1 ATP synthase subunit B, translated to MGIMGTFLLLAAEANAVGSEFAEGAAEGGFGLNLDIFETNLINLAILIGILFYFGRKVLSNILSERKSNIATAIQEAEGRLKEAQIALSQAQEQLTQAQAEAQRIRKAAEENAQKAKEATLAKAAQDVERLKQTAAADLNTERERALAELRQRVAALALQKVESELRSGIADDVQQAIIERSIAQVGGR
- a CDS encoding F0F1 ATP synthase subunit A, coding for MQMLSVLNAFNSFPLAELEVGHHFYWQLGNLKIHGQVFLTSWFVISILVIASIAATRNAQKIPSGIQNLMEYALEFIRDLAKNQLGEKEYRPWVPFIGTLFLFIFVSNWSGALIPWKLIKLPSGELAAPTNDINTTVALALLTSLAYFYAGFSKRGLGYFKKYIEPTPVLLPIAILEDFTKPLSLSFRLFGNILADELVVAVLVLLVPLFVPLPVMALGLFTSAIQALVFATLAGAYIHEAMEGHGGEEHEEH
- a CDS encoding ATP synthase subunit I, with the translated sequence MSLSEESVVPTPKTRQDAKPGSEDTESYNSMGEFYQLYQKLLVITLVLTGIIFISVWIFYSLNIALNYLIGACTGVVYLRMLAKDVEQLGSEKQRLSKTRFALFIGLIVLATQWRELQIVPIFLGFLTYKATLLVYMVQTAFIPDS
- a CDS encoding F0F1 ATP synthase subunit delta, whose product is MKSNVETAEIAQPYAQALLSVAKSKDLTEQFGEDARSLLNLLKDSDQLRNFIDNPFIQAENKKAVITQILGGESANPYLRNFLLLLVDRRRILFLKPILEQYLVLLRQLNQTVLAEVTSAVPLSEAQEQAIKEKVIAITNARQVELETKVDSELIGGVIIKVGSQIIDASLRGQLRRLSLRLSS